The genomic interval TTGGGTCACCGGCGAGGCCAACCTCACACGCCCTCGTCGTACACGACCGGAGTCTCCATCCAGCCGTCCAGCAACCAGAGCGGATCCGGCGCGGCCTGGAGTGCCGCCGCGATCGGCCGCGGTCGCAGATCGCATCCGGCGAGCTCGGGCAACGGCAGCCACACCGCGCGATAGCTCCCGCGCTCCGACTCGGCCGGGCTCGTCATCTCCGGACCGTCGCCGGTGCCGAACTCGCCACCGATCACATCCGCGCAGAAGTAGTGCTGCGTGCTGTCGCCGAAGTGCACGACCGCGACCACACCGCGGACCTTCACCAGCAGCCCGAGCTCCTCGTAGATCTCCCGCCGTGCGGCCTCGGCCGGACTCTCCCCGTCCTCGACCTGACCGCCGGGCAGCAGGTAGTACGTCATCCCGTCCCGGACCCGCTCGATCGCCGCGATCCCCTCGTCGGTGAGCAGTACGACGCCCGCCCGGATCATGCGCGCGTCGCCAGCACGTAGAACCACATCCCGAACTTGCCCTCGCCCCGATCCAGCTGCTGCACGACCCAGCCGCTGCTCGCCAGCACCGCACGCAACGCATCCTCCTGCCAGAGGACGAAGTGCCGCGGCAGGTCCAGGTTCCGATCGGACCATTCCTCGCCCTTGCCTTCGCGCGTCGCGAACGCCAGCACCGGTGCCGATCGCGCCGCCTTCCGAAGGACCTGGGCCAGGCCGGCGCGGTCGAAATGCAAGAACACCGCGTCGGCGAACACCGCGTCGTACGGTCCGCCGAGGTCGTCGGTGAGCGCGTTCAACCGGTCGACGGCGTACCCCTCGGCCCGCATCATCTCGATGAACGCCTGCGTCGCGTCGGTACGGCGGACGACGAAGCCGCGGCGTTCCAGCTCGAGTGCATCGCGCCCGGTCCCGCTGCCGATCTCGAGCACTCGCGCCCCCGGCCGGATCAGCTCGGCGAGCAGATCGATCAGCTCGTGGTTCGGCTCCGCCGGGATCGAGTCGCGGAACTTGTCCGCCGCCTGCTCGTACGCCGACAGCGTCACCTCGTTGTCGGTCGCCACCCGGCTCCAGCCGTCGCCGGTGTGCTCGACGACGGCGGGCAGCTTGAGGCCGAGATCCACACCGAGCACGACGACGGTCTCGCCGCGATGCTGGTCCGCGATCGACTGCAGTTGCTCATCGGGCCGCTGGGTCAGCTCGGGTACGACGGTCAGCCGGACGCCGAGGCGCTCCGCCAGCCGCGATCCCGCCGCGGCCTCGAACGTCCCGGCGTACACCTGCGCGACGCGCTCGCCGACCGCCGCGTCCTGGACATCGCCGGGCAGCAGCAGGATCCGCGCCGGACACATGAGATTCATCGGCCGACGTACTCCAATGCATCGGCGGCGTACTCCGGCCAGACCGCCGATTCGGTCAGCGGGATCACCACCCACTCCTTCATCGGCCGGCCCATCCCGGGATCGAACGGCTCGGCACCAGGCACCGCGAGGGCCTTCTCCCGCGGCTCCGGCGGCAGCTTGAACGTCATGGCGTCGCCGTACATCCCCGCGAGCACCTTCTTGCCGACCTTGAGACAGGGCATACCGAACATGCTGCCCCGGACCACTCCGGCCGACTCCAGTTCCGCCGCCACAGCGTCGTACGCGGCAACCGCCTGATCACTGACCTCCGGCATCATGCTCACCACCCTCCCACTCCGGACGGCCCGTGCACTACGGTGCTTTCTCGTGCGCTTGGTGATTGCTACTTGTTCTGTCGACTACTCGGGGCGGCTGACGGCTCATCTGCCGATGGCCCCGCGGCTGCTGATGGTGAAGGCGGACGGATCCGTGCTGATCCACGCCGACGGCGGGTCGTACAAACCGCTCAACTGGATGTCGCCGCCGTGCAAGCTGACGGAGGACGAGGGGGTCTGGAGCGTCACCAACAAGGCTGGTGAAGAGCTCCGGATCACGCTCGAGGAGGTGCACAGCGACACGTCGTACGAGCTCGGGACCGACCCCGGGCTGATCAAGGACGGCGTCGAGGCGCACCTGCAGGAGCTGCTCGCCGAGCACGTCCAGACGTTCGGCGAGGGGTGGACGCTGGTACGCCGGGAGTACCCGACCGCGATCGGCCCGGTCGACCTGCTGCTCCGCGACGCCGACGGCAAGCACGTCGCCGTCGAGATCAAACGCCGCGGCGAGATCGACGGCGTCGAGCAGCTCACCCGGTACATCGAGCTGCTCAACCGCGACCCCCTGCTCGCCCCGGTCCGCGGCATCTTCGCCGCCCAGCTGATCAAACCCCAGGCCCAGTTCCTCGCCACCGACCGCGGCCTGGAATGCCTCACCGTCGACTACGACGCCCTCCGCGGCATGGAATCCGACGTACTCCGGCTGTTCTGACACCCGAGGTGTTGACAGCGTTCGTTGACGGCCCGTTACTTAGCAATATGGCTAAGGAAACGGTGATCTGCACGTACCGCGTCCGCAGCGACGCGGAGGAGGCGTTCCGGAAGGTGCTGGCCGAGCACTGGGCGACGCTGCGTGAACTGGGTTTCGTGACCGACGAGCGCTCCGTCGTACTGCGGGACGTCGACGAGCCGACGTACGTGGAGATCTTCACCTGGATCGACGGCGGGTTCGGGCGGGCGCACGAGCATCCCGACGTACTCACGCTGTGGGAGCGGATGGACCCGCTGCTCGAGGAGCGCGACGGGCGGCCGAAATGGGAGTTCCCGCACTACCAACGGCAGCAGATTTGACGGCTCGCGGCGGACGGGACCTTGACGATCTCGACCGGGTGTTCACGGCGCTGGCGCACCACTCCCGGCGGACGATCCTGCTGGTGCTGCACCTGCGCGGCGGCGAGATGACGTCCGGTGAGATCGCGGGCCGGTTCGATCACTCCTGGCCGACGATCAGCCGGCATCTGCGGATCCTCGAGCAGGCCGGCCTGGTGGACGTCGTACTGCGCGGACGTGAGCGGGTGTACCGTCTGCACGCCGATCCGCTGTTCGAGGTGGGCGGCTCGTGGATCGATCGCTTCCACTCTAGATCCTGACAAAGCAGGAAATCTGCCCGATTTCGGGCAGATGCTTTGCGTTGGCCCTGGAAAGACTGCATGGTTGACGAGTGATCAGTGAGGCGGCGGCAGTGGAGCCGGTGGACGACCTGGCCGATCAGGTCAGCCGGACGACCGGGCTGTCGACGGATGTCGCGCGGCGCGTGGTCGCCGACGTACTGGCCTACTTCACCGAGACGACCGAGGACTACGTCCGGCGCCGGCACCGTGAGCTGCAGACCTACGGCGCCCGCAACGACGAGATCTTCGCCCGCCTCGGCGCCGAGCTCCGGCACTGGCCGGTCCGCTCACCCGAACTCTCCGCCCGGCAGCTGCGACGGATCGTCTACGGCTGACCGGGCCGCTCAACCGAACCTACGAAGGGGCACCACTACATGTGCGGAATCGTCGGGTACGTCGGCACCAAGCCGGCCGCGCCCATCCTGGTGGACGGACTGGCCCGGCTCGAGTACCGGGGCTACGACTCGGCCGGTGTCGCCGTGCTGGGGTCCAGCGAGCTGAAGGTGCACAAGGACGCCGGCCGGGTGCGTGAGCTGGAGGCGTCGCTGCCCAAGCGGTTCGGCGGCAAGCTCGGCATCGGCCACACCCGGTGGGCCACCCACGGCGGTCCGAGCAAGGACAACGCCCACCCGCACGCCAGCGGCAACGAGCGGATCGCCGTCGTCCACAACGGCATCTTCGACAACGCCGGCGCGCTCCGCACCCAGCTCGAGGACGCCGGCGTCAAGCTGCGCTCGGAGACCGACACCGAGGTGCTCGCGCACCTGATCGAGCAGTCCGACGGCGCCACCCTCGAGGAGAAGGTGATGGCCGCCCTGCGCCGGATCGAGGGCACCTACGGCATCGCCGTCATCGACCTGGACTTCCCGGACCGGATCGTGGTCGCCCGCAACGGCAGCCCGCTGATCCTCGGCATCGGCGACGGCGAGATGCACGTCGCCTCCGACGCGGCCGCGCTGATCCGCTACACCCGCCAGGTCGTCTACTTGGACGACGGCGAGCTGGCCACCGTCCGCGCCGACGGCTACCGCACCTTCACCCAGGACGCGTCGCCGACCACGAAGACCGCGAAGACGGTCGAGTGGGAGGCCGAGGAGTTCGAGCGCGGCCTGCACGAGCACTTCATGATGAAGGAGATCCACGAGCAGCCGGACGCGGTCGGCCGGGTCATCCGCGGCCGCCTGGACGAGCGCTTCCACACCGTCCACCTCGGCGGCCTGAACATGGACGCCCGCGAGGCGCGCGAGATCAAGCGGGTCAAGATCCTCGGCTGCGGTTCGGCGTACTACGCCGGCCAGATGGGCGCGCAGTTCATCGAGGAGGTCGCCCGGATCCCCGCCGACGCCGAGCCGGCCTCGGAGTTCCGCTACCGCAACCCGGTGGTCGAGCGGGACACGCTGTACGTCGCCGTGTCGCAGTCCGGTGAAACCCTCGACACCCTGGTCGCTGTGCAGGAGCTGAAGCGCAAGGGCGGTCGGGTGATCGGCCTGGTGAACGCGGTCGGCTCGAGCATCGCCCGCGAGGTCGACGGCGGTGTGTACCTGCATGCCGGCCCGGAGGTCTCGGTCGCGTCGACGAAGGCGCTGACCAACATGGCCGTCGGGTTCGCGATGCTCGGCATCCACCTCGGCCGGATCCGGGACGTCTCGCCCGCCGACGGCCGGCGGCTGATCGACGGACTGAAGAAGCTGCCCGAGCACATCGCCTCGATCGTCGCGCAGGAGGAGGAGCTGGCCAAGATCGCCGGCCGGCTCGCGCAGCACGAGAGCCTGTTCTTCGTCGGCCGGTCCCGCGGGTACCCGGTCGCGCGTGAGGGCGCGCAGAAGCTGAAGGAGATCTCGTACCGGCACGCCGAGGCGTACCAGACGTCGGAGCTGAAGCACGGCCCGCTCGCGCTGATCTCGCCGGACGTGCCGACCGTCGCGATCGTCCCCGACGACGAGCTGCTCGACCGCAACATCGGCGCGCTGCACGAGATCGGCGCCCGCTCCGGCCCGCTGTACGTCGTCACGCACCCGGGCGTCGAGGTCCCGGACGGGGTCGCTGCGAAGATCGTGGTGCCGAAGAACGAGCACGAGCTGGACCCGATCCTGCTGACGATCCCGCTGCAGATCATCGCGTACTACGCCGCCGTCGCCCTCGGCCACGACGTCGACAAGCCCCGCAACCTGGCCAAGTCGGTCACCGTCGAGTAGTCCCGGATCCCCAGGCCATCACAACTGCGACACCACGACCCCCGCCACGCTCAGCGCGGCGGGGGTCGCTGCATTGTGATGGCCTGGCGATCCGCACTTGTCCGTGTGATCGCCCGTCAGAGCTGCTGGGTTTGCTGGCCCGTGCGGCGGGTCGCCGCGGCGCCGGCTCGCTCGGTGTCGGTGGTCTGCGCCGTGCCCGCGCCGCCGGTTCCTGGCCTGGAGAGGCCGCCGAGTGCGCGATCGACGGCGCTGGCCGCCTCGGCTCGTCGGTCCGCCTCGTTGAGCGCGCCGGCCAACTGCTGGCCGGACCGCGCTGCTACTGCCCGGCTGCGCTCGGCGCCGAGACCGCGGTACGGATGCAGGCCGAACTCGTTGACCAGCCGCTTGCAGACCTCGACCCCGCGCACCGAGTTGCCGGCCGCGTCGAGGCGGGGCGAGAAGACCACCACCGCCAGCCGCTTCGACGGCACGACCATCATCACGTTGCCCGACACACCGCTCTTCGCCGGCAACCCCACCTGGTCGGAGAACTTCCCGGAGTCGTTGTACATGCCGCTGTGCCCCATCACCGACAGCACCCGCCCCGCCGTCTCCGGCGAGAACACCCGCTCACCGGAGTACGGCGCGATGCCGCCGTTCGCGAGCGTGGCGCCCGCCGCGGCCAGGCGTTGCGCGTCGACCTCGAGCGAACACACCTGGAAGTAGAAGTCGGCCGTCTTCGCCGCGCCGTCCTCCCCCGAGGCCTTCAGCATGTCCGCGGCCTTCATCAGGCTCGCCAGCCCGCGGTTGCCGTCGCCGGTGGCCTTCTCGGCCAGGTACGTCTCCTGGTCGAAGCCCGGCGCCTGGCCCATCATCCTGGTCCAGGTCTCGCGCACCGTGCGGAACCGGTCGCTCGTCTCCTGGCCGTGGTCGACCAGCGCGAGCGTCGCCATCGCGCCGGCGTTGATCATCGGGTTGTGCGGCCGGCGCCCTTCACCGAGCGACAACCGGTAGTCGTTGAAGGTCCCGCCGCTCTGCTCCTGGCCGACCCACTGATGTACTTCGGTCGGCCCGAGCTGCTCGAGCGCCATCGCGTAGCTGAACGGCTTCGACGTCGACTGCACGCTGAACCCGAGATCCGCGTCGCCGATCGAGAACGTCTGCCCGTCGGCCGTGCAGATCGCGATCCCGAACCGCTCCGGATCCGCGTCCCGCAGCGTGGGGATGTAGTCGGCGACTTTCCCGTCGCGGTTCGCCAGCAGGTCGCCGTACATCGCCTCGACGCTGCTCGCGTACTCCTGGAACTCGTCCGGTGCGACTGCCAGTTCGCCGGCCAGGGCCCGGTACACCACCCCGTCGCCGTGCTGTGCGATCCCGGCGTACTGGCGGAAGTCGATCTCCACCGGCTGGATATCGATCCGGATCTGCCGGCCTTCGGGATCGCGGACGTCGGCGAGCGCGGCCCGGACCCGTGGATCGGTGGGCTGGATCCCGGCCTGTCCCAGCGTGCTCAGCAGTTCCCAGGCCCAGACCCGGCCGTTGTCGTCCTTGTCCAGCGTGCTGAACGTCCGCAGGAGCCCAGACTCCGACACATCCATCGCAACTTCCTTCCCCAGGG from Kribbella sp. NBC_00709 carries:
- a CDS encoding NUDIX domain-containing protein, translated to MIRAGVVLLTDEGIAAIERVRDGMTYYLLPGGQVEDGESPAEAARREIYEELGLLVKVRGVVAVVHFGDSTQHYFCADVIGGEFGTGDGPEMTSPAESERGSYRAVWLPLPELAGCDLRPRPIAAALQAAPDPLWLLDGWMETPVVYDEGV
- a CDS encoding class I SAM-dependent methyltransferase — its product is MNLMCPARILLLPGDVQDAAVGERVAQVYAGTFEAAAGSRLAERLGVRLTVVPELTQRPDEQLQSIADQHRGETVVVLGVDLGLKLPAVVEHTGDGWSRVATDNEVTLSAYEQAADKFRDSIPAEPNHELIDLLAELIRPGARVLEIGSGTGRDALELERRGFVVRRTDATQAFIEMMRAEGYAVDRLNALTDDLGGPYDAVFADAVFLHFDRAGLAQVLRKAARSAPVLAFATREGKGEEWSDRNLDLPRHFVLWQEDALRAVLASSGWVVQQLDRGEGKFGMWFYVLATRA
- the nucS gene encoding endonuclease NucS, coding for MRLVIATCSVDYSGRLTAHLPMAPRLLMVKADGSVLIHADGGSYKPLNWMSPPCKLTEDEGVWSVTNKAGEELRITLEEVHSDTSYELGTDPGLIKDGVEAHLQELLAEHVQTFGEGWTLVRREYPTAIGPVDLLLRDADGKHVAVEIKRRGEIDGVEQLTRYIELLNRDPLLAPVRGIFAAQLIKPQAQFLATDRGLECLTVDYDALRGMESDVLRLF
- a CDS encoding ArsR/SmtB family transcription factor; its protein translation is MTARGGRDLDDLDRVFTALAHHSRRTILLVLHLRGGEMTSGEIAGRFDHSWPTISRHLRILEQAGLVDVVLRGRERVYRLHADPLFEVGGSWIDRFHSRS
- the glmS gene encoding glutamine--fructose-6-phosphate transaminase (isomerizing); amino-acid sequence: MCGIVGYVGTKPAAPILVDGLARLEYRGYDSAGVAVLGSSELKVHKDAGRVRELEASLPKRFGGKLGIGHTRWATHGGPSKDNAHPHASGNERIAVVHNGIFDNAGALRTQLEDAGVKLRSETDTEVLAHLIEQSDGATLEEKVMAALRRIEGTYGIAVIDLDFPDRIVVARNGSPLILGIGDGEMHVASDAAALIRYTRQVVYLDDGELATVRADGYRTFTQDASPTTKTAKTVEWEAEEFERGLHEHFMMKEIHEQPDAVGRVIRGRLDERFHTVHLGGLNMDAREAREIKRVKILGCGSAYYAGQMGAQFIEEVARIPADAEPASEFRYRNPVVERDTLYVAVSQSGETLDTLVAVQELKRKGGRVIGLVNAVGSSIAREVDGGVYLHAGPEVSVASTKALTNMAVGFAMLGIHLGRIRDVSPADGRRLIDGLKKLPEHIASIVAQEEELAKIAGRLAQHESLFFVGRSRGYPVAREGAQKLKEISYRHAEAYQTSELKHGPLALISPDVPTVAIVPDDELLDRNIGALHEIGARSGPLYVVTHPGVEVPDGVAAKIVVPKNEHELDPILLTIPLQIIAYYAAVALGHDVDKPRNLAKSVTVE
- the glsA gene encoding glutaminase A, which encodes MDVSESGLLRTFSTLDKDDNGRVWAWELLSTLGQAGIQPTDPRVRAALADVRDPEGRQIRIDIQPVEIDFRQYAGIAQHGDGVVYRALAGELAVAPDEFQEYASSVEAMYGDLLANRDGKVADYIPTLRDADPERFGIAICTADGQTFSIGDADLGFSVQSTSKPFSYAMALEQLGPTEVHQWVGQEQSGGTFNDYRLSLGEGRRPHNPMINAGAMATLALVDHGQETSDRFRTVRETWTRMMGQAPGFDQETYLAEKATGDGNRGLASLMKAADMLKASGEDGAAKTADFYFQVCSLEVDAQRLAAAGATLANGGIAPYSGERVFSPETAGRVLSVMGHSGMYNDSGKFSDQVGLPAKSGVSGNVMMVVPSKRLAVVVFSPRLDAAGNSVRGVEVCKRLVNEFGLHPYRGLGAERSRAVAARSGQQLAGALNEADRRAEAASAVDRALGGLSRPGTGGAGTAQTTDTERAGAAATRRTGQQTQQL